One window of the Shewanella maritima genome contains the following:
- a CDS encoding TonB-dependent receptor family protein: MLTLNKKLSLAVAIQAALFGSVYALPAYSQTTDTPNVEQSASAQGTSEEQASEQATVNDAYIEKMQIVGRKQGISRESGSATLIDELELEKFKFDDINRILYQMPGVNIREEDGYGLRPNIGFRGATPERSKKINIMEDGVLIGPAPYSAASAYYFPMMSKMTSIEVFKGPAGIKYGPNTVAGSLNMVTRAVPQVSEGMIDVAVGTDGYQKAHGHYGNTIDNFGFLVEAAHVRADGFKQLDNGGDTGFEKSDVMAKLRYDLAGKRFDQVFELKLAYANETSNETYLGLTDADFNANPNRRYVASSLDKMDWTHSQFQLSHFISGDDFEVITRAYRHNFDRSWFKINGFKGGAPVVTRSLQEILANPDADEVNQSYYQILTGRQDSVAEYEKLILGDNDRSYYSQGIQSDLSFDLDWFDIKHNVDLGVRFHQDQIERNHTTDSFVMQSAKLVSDGNPTQAATTDREKTSAVSIYAKDTMTFGDLDVTAGIRGEFIESEYQNRAPGKEGDYLDKSTRIWLPSLSLYYALNDNAGLLFGVHEGFLPTSPKQDPSIETESSINYEFGGRFNNGDVSVELVGFFNDISNLKEGCQFSSCGSDDDTEFNGGEVDILGLELTSSYTLALTDDIDVPVSLSYTHTQSEFKTSFDSGFDMWGSVTAGDKLPYLPENQASLGLGLQAQSWDVNLVVRYVGEMLEASGEGVVLSGVKTKALTTLDMSASYDFDTFGKVYLKADNVLDNQEIVSRRPYGARPSKPQQFQLGYQYQF, from the coding sequence ATGTTGACCTTAAATAAAAAGTTATCACTGGCTGTCGCCATTCAAGCAGCGCTGTTTGGCTCTGTGTATGCACTGCCGGCATACTCTCAGACCACTGACACTCCAAATGTAGAGCAAAGCGCCAGTGCCCAAGGTACTAGTGAAGAGCAGGCAAGTGAGCAAGCGACGGTAAACGATGCTTACATCGAGAAAATGCAAATTGTAGGGCGTAAACAGGGCATCAGCCGTGAGTCAGGCTCTGCAACTTTGATTGATGAACTCGAGTTAGAAAAGTTCAAGTTCGATGATATCAACCGCATTTTGTATCAAATGCCTGGTGTGAATATCCGTGAAGAAGACGGTTATGGCCTGCGCCCTAATATTGGTTTTCGCGGTGCAACACCTGAGCGCAGTAAAAAGATTAACATCATGGAAGACGGTGTGCTGATTGGCCCAGCTCCTTATTCGGCGGCGTCAGCCTACTACTTCCCTATGATGAGCAAGATGACCTCAATCGAGGTATTCAAAGGTCCAGCTGGTATTAAATACGGCCCCAATACGGTGGCGGGTTCGCTGAATATGGTGACTCGCGCAGTACCGCAAGTCAGCGAAGGCATGATAGACGTTGCTGTGGGAACTGATGGTTATCAAAAAGCTCACGGCCATTATGGTAATACCATCGACAACTTTGGCTTTTTAGTTGAAGCAGCTCATGTGCGCGCTGATGGCTTTAAGCAGCTAGATAATGGCGGTGATACCGGTTTTGAAAAATCAGATGTGATGGCAAAGCTGCGTTATGACCTAGCGGGTAAGCGTTTTGATCAAGTATTTGAGTTAAAACTGGCTTATGCCAATGAAACCTCAAATGAAACTTACCTTGGTTTAACCGATGCTGACTTTAACGCGAATCCTAATCGCCGTTATGTGGCGAGTAGCCTTGATAAAATGGATTGGACTCACAGTCAGTTCCAATTAAGTCATTTTATTAGTGGTGATGATTTTGAGGTGATCACTCGCGCCTATCGCCACAATTTTGACCGCTCTTGGTTCAAAATTAATGGCTTTAAAGGCGGTGCACCGGTTGTGACGCGCTCACTGCAGGAGATCCTAGCCAACCCTGACGCAGATGAAGTTAACCAAAGTTACTATCAGATCCTAACGGGTCGCCAAGATAGTGTTGCCGAGTATGAAAAGCTGATTCTAGGTGATAATGACCGCAGCTATTACTCACAAGGTATCCAGTCTGATTTAAGCTTTGATCTCGACTGGTTTGATATTAAGCATAATGTTGATTTGGGCGTGCGTTTTCATCAAGACCAAATTGAGCGTAACCACACCACTGATAGTTTTGTGATGCAATCAGCCAAGCTTGTGAGTGATGGTAATCCGACGCAGGCCGCAACCACAGATCGCGAGAAAACCAGTGCTGTCTCTATTTACGCTAAAGACACTATGACCTTTGGTGATCTTGACGTGACAGCGGGTATTCGTGGTGAGTTTATTGAGTCTGAATATCAAAATCGCGCGCCTGGTAAAGAGGGCGATTACCTTGATAAATCGACCCGTATCTGGCTGCCGAGCTTAAGCCTATACTATGCATTAAATGACAACGCTGGTTTACTTTTTGGTGTGCATGAAGGCTTCTTGCCGACTAGCCCAAAGCAAGATCCAAGCATTGAAACCGAAAGCAGCATTAACTACGAGTTTGGCGGTCGCTTTAACAATGGTGACGTGAGTGTTGAGCTAGTGGGCTTTTTCAACGATATCAGCAATCTAAAAGAGGGCTGTCAGTTCTCTAGTTGTGGTAGCGACGATGACACTGAATTTAATGGCGGTGAAGTTGATATTTTAGGTTTAGAGCTAACCTCAAGCTATACCCTAGCATTAACTGATGATATCGATGTGCCTGTGTCGTTGTCATACACCCATACTCAGTCAGAATTTAAAACCAGTTTTGACTCGGGTTTTGATATGTGGGGGAGTGTGACCGCGGGCGATAAACTGCCATACCTGCCAGAAAATCAGGCGTCACTTGGCTTAGGTCTGCAAGCACAATCTTGGGATGTAAACTTGGTTGTGCGCTATGTTGGCGAGATGCTAGAAGCTTCGGGTGAAGGCGTGGTGTTATCAGGCGTTAAAACCAAGGCGTTG